Below is a window of Leishmania panamensis strain MHOM/PA/94/PSC-1 chromosome 30 sequence DNA.
TTCCCCGTGCTCTGTCTAGTGCGATCTTTGTGTGATTCATACCCTCGACTGCATTAGCGGGAACGCTAGTATTTCCTGTCAGCAACACTGCATTACCTCCcgcccctttctcccctttctccgcTGCGTGAGCGTCTGTGtacgtgtctctctctctctctctctctgatctTTCCtactgctcctcctccggaGCCACGCGTATTTTTGTCCTTCGCTCGTGGTGCAGCCGCTAAGCGCAGTGGAAACTAAAAGTAATAACGACGGACACGGAATGAATTCGCCAGAGTCGACGCAGAGTGCTCTGATGAGCGAAGAGGAGTACCCTTCTGTGCATCTGCTACTTCTTATCACGGGCAGTGTCGCAGCAATCAAGACAGGGCTTCTGCTGGATCAGCTCTCAACAGAGCGATGCAATATTCGCATTGCCGCCACAAAGGCCGCGTTTCATTTCCTTCGTCGAGCACAGCCGTCCAAGACGGGCATCCCGTTCCAGAGCATCATCGCTGACGAGCAGGAGTGGAGTGAATGGCAGGCAATGAATGATGCAGTGGTGCACATTGAGCTGCGCCGATGGGCGGACCTCGTCGTGATTGCCCCACTCGACGCGAACACACTCGCCAAGGTGGCTACAGGGCTCTGCGACAACCTGGTATCGAATATCATGCGAGCATGGGAGGTGAAACAGAAGCCGGTGATTCTGTGCCCAGCCATGAACACCGCCATGTGGATGCACCCCATCACAGCGAAGCAGCTAGACCAGCTAGCGGAGTGGTACTGCGAGCCAGATGCACGGATTTGTACATTATGCAGTGAAATGATCAAGGCTAGTCTTCCGGTGGACGGGAGCTTCGCATTGCCTGCAACAGCCACTgtgaaagaaagggaggaggcaaacGCGAAGGAGATCGAGCATAGCGCGACACCGACGACAaatgcctcctcctcgttggcCGTGGGGGCTACCGGTGCCattgctactgctgctgccgctactgcgcTTGGCCCTCCGCTCCCTGTGACACTGCGTGAATCGATGTACCTGGTTGTTGGTCCCGTGAGCAAGAACCTAGCCTGTGGCGACATTGGGATGGGCGGCATGGCCAGCGTTGAGGAGATTGCGCTTTACATCCGTCACACCATGAAGCTGATTCGAGAGGAAAAGCGGCGTCACTTTCAAgaggcgcaggtgcggcGCGCGGCGGAAGCCCCAAGCGCTAAGTCTGTGCAGCACCCTCCTCACGAGATGCACCAGCCAGAGATGCGGCTTCTCCCTGCGGCACCTGTGCTTGTAACACCAGACACCGTGTTGAATGGACCGCAGTCGCAGAGGGATATGAAGCTGCCAGACACCGGCGAAGCAGTCCAAGGTAAGGGCCCAGCGGAGAAGACCAGTGTCTAGTAGAGGGCCTACGCCCATGCGGCCCCCTCTTTTGCCTTATCGTGTGGCCAGCGCTACCCTCCACCGTTATTCACACTCTCGTTCCTCAGCATCTGCTTAGGCTCTG
It encodes the following:
- a CDS encoding hypothetical protein (TriTrypDB/GeneDB-style sysID: LpmP.30.1520), with translation MNSPESTQSALMSEEEYPSVHLLLLITGSVAAIKTGLLLDQLSTERCNIRIAATKAAFHFLRRAQPSKTGIPFQSIIADEQEWSEWQAMNDAVVHIELRRWADLVVIAPLDANTLAKVATGLCDNLVSNIMRAWEVKQKPVILCPAMNTAMWMHPITAKQLDQLAEWYCEPDARICTLCSEMIKASLPVDGSFALPATATVKEREEANAKEIEHSATPTTNASSSLAVGATGAIATAAAATALGPPLPVTLRESMYLVVGPVSKNLACGDIGMGGMASVEEIALYIRHTMKLIREEKRRHFQEAQVRRAAEAPSAKSVQHPPHEMHQPEMRLLPAAPVLVTPDTVLNGPQSQRDMKLPDTGEAVQGKGPAEKTSV